A DNA window from Heliomicrobium undosum contains the following coding sequences:
- a CDS encoding class I SAM-dependent DNA methyltransferase gives MARQKKTNGNDNGKTLTTQQGMNQYVKNICDIMRRSNCAGALQYVPELTWILFLRILDEREHIEAEEAEAVGIDFITSLSKPFRWQDWAAPEGEKRKELQEGALGAFFGFIHGELLPYLKKLKDLPNATPRQKVISEVLSGVDRVRIDTERNMLEVLDRVNEITVNAIDDTHIFALSQIYEGLLLKMGEKGNDGGQFFTPREIIRTLVKIVNPKIGETVYDPCCGTGGFLAQAYEYMRSSVADDLTPDQLEALKQHTFFGREKENLIYPIALANLVLHGIDHPHLWHGNTLTGSEQYGGLYENAPGQFNVILTNPPFGGKEGADAQTNFNYKTSATQVLFLQHVLDSLKPGGRCGIVVDEGVLFRTNEQAFVQTKRKLIEEFNLWCIISLPGGVFTTAGAGVKTNLLFFNKEEKTTEKIWYYDLSHIKVTKKNPFVKEYFDEFFKLMPERADSEYSWSVSREEIEKKNFDLKAVNPNAKTGGDSRTPEELLDIIEQKGREISELLALLRK, from the coding sequence ATGGCGCGCCAGAAAAAAACAAACGGAAATGATAATGGAAAAACCCTAACGACACAACAAGGGATGAACCAGTACGTAAAAAACATATGTGACATTATGCGCAGATCTAACTGTGCTGGCGCTCTCCAATATGTCCCCGAGCTTACATGGATTCTCTTTCTTCGTATTTTAGATGAGAGAGAGCATATTGAGGCAGAGGAAGCAGAGGCCGTTGGCATCGACTTCATAACCTCACTTTCAAAGCCGTTTCGATGGCAAGACTGGGCCGCCCCTGAAGGAGAAAAGCGCAAGGAGCTTCAAGAAGGCGCATTGGGTGCTTTCTTTGGTTTCATCCACGGAGAGCTATTACCTTATCTTAAAAAGTTGAAAGACTTACCCAACGCCACGCCGCGTCAGAAGGTTATTAGCGAAGTCTTGTCCGGCGTCGACCGTGTTCGCATCGATACAGAACGAAACATGCTCGAAGTTCTGGATCGCGTCAACGAAATCACTGTTAACGCTATTGATGACACCCATATCTTTGCCCTCTCCCAGATATACGAAGGATTGCTGTTGAAGATGGGTGAGAAGGGTAATGATGGTGGTCAATTTTTTACACCCCGAGAGATTATCCGTACACTTGTAAAAATAGTCAACCCGAAAATCGGAGAAACCGTATACGACCCTTGTTGTGGTACGGGGGGCTTCTTAGCCCAAGCTTACGAGTATATGAGAAGCAGCGTTGCGGATGATTTAACCCCAGACCAACTGGAAGCCTTGAAGCAACATACGTTTTTTGGCCGAGAAAAAGAGAATCTTATCTATCCTATCGCCTTGGCCAACCTTGTTTTACACGGGATCGATCATCCTCACCTTTGGCATGGGAACACGTTGACCGGCTCAGAACAGTACGGAGGCCTTTATGAAAACGCCCCCGGTCAGTTCAACGTTATTCTGACCAACCCTCCCTTTGGCGGTAAAGAGGGTGCCGATGCTCAAACCAATTTTAACTATAAGACAAGCGCTACCCAGGTTCTCTTTTTACAACATGTGCTGGATAGCTTAAAGCCCGGCGGACGCTGTGGCATTGTCGTTGACGAGGGTGTCTTATTTCGAACGAACGAGCAGGCGTTCGTTCAAACAAAACGTAAACTGATCGAAGAGTTCAACCTGTGGTGTATTATCAGCCTCCCCGGAGGAGTTTTTACGACTGCCGGCGCTGGCGTTAAAACCAACCTACTATTCTTCAATAAAGAAGAAAAGACCACAGAGAAGATTTGGTACTATGACCTTTCTCATATCAAAGTTACCAAGAAGAACCCATTCGTAAAGGAATATTTTGACGAGTTCTTTAAGCTCATGCCAGAACGAGCTGATAGTGAATACAGTTGGTCGGTTAGCCGAGAAGAGATTGAAAAGAAAAACTTTGATTTGAAAGCTGTTAACCCGAATGCAAAAACAGGGGGAGATAGCCGTACGCCGGAAGAACTATTAGATATTATTGAGCAAAAAGGCAGGGAAATTAGTGAGTTACTGGCGCTGCTGCGCAAATAA
- a CDS encoding restriction endonuclease subunit S, with the protein MQTKWKTSRLGDVAEYINGRAFKPEDWKEEGLPIIRIQNLNDLGAPFNYFDDEVDKKYLIDNGDLLVSWSASLDAYIWSRGPAILNQHIFKVHEKTDIIDRHFLYYILKFVMDDIKDKVHGATMKHITKGQFEDVKIPLPPILEQRRIVNILNEQIATIEKAQAAAEEQMEAASCLLDAYLEFYFNPDNNGEVWPIRKFGEITSERLIGLVRSSKEQSIFGQYRYLKMNNITTRGSLQLDSIVAVDATEQEYKKYQLTKGDFLFNTRNSFELVGKTAVFNLDEDGWVYNNNIMRVRFHEKICSDFINWMFLSKGIKKQIDAFKSNTTSVCAIYDRQLVNLDIRCPPINIQKKIVAEINEKAKVVERLNIEMIKLHNELNSLPHRLIHQAFSGKI; encoded by the coding sequence ATGCAAACCAAATGGAAAACATCAAGACTCGGAGATGTTGCAGAATATATAAATGGTAGAGCATTCAAGCCTGAAGATTGGAAAGAAGAAGGTCTACCAATTATCCGTATACAAAATCTTAATGATTTAGGTGCGCCATTTAACTATTTTGATGATGAAGTTGATAAAAAATATTTAATAGATAATGGTGATCTACTTGTTTCATGGTCTGCTTCTTTGGACGCATACATTTGGTCAAGAGGTCCCGCCATCCTTAACCAACATATTTTTAAGGTGCATGAAAAAACTGATATAATTGATCGGCACTTTCTTTATTATATTCTGAAATTTGTAATGGATGATATTAAAGATAAAGTCCATGGGGCAACTATGAAACATATAACAAAAGGACAATTTGAAGACGTGAAGATACCTCTACCACCAATTTTGGAACAAAGACGCATTGTTAACATACTCAATGAACAGATAGCTACCATTGAAAAAGCTCAGGCTGCTGCTGAAGAACAGATGGAAGCGGCAAGCTGTTTACTGGATGCATACCTGGAATTCTATTTTAATCCCGATAATAACGGTGAAGTTTGGCCAATCCGAAAGTTTGGAGAGATTACTTCGGAACGGCTAATTGGTTTAGTCCGTTCTTCAAAAGAACAAAGTATATTTGGTCAATATCGTTACCTAAAAATGAACAATATAACGACTAGAGGCTCTTTACAATTAGATTCTATTGTAGCGGTAGATGCAACAGAACAAGAGTATAAAAAATATCAACTTACAAAGGGTGACTTCTTATTTAATACCCGTAATAGTTTTGAACTTGTGGGTAAAACAGCGGTCTTTAACTTAGATGAAGATGGTTGGGTATATAATAATAACATAATGAGAGTTCGCTTCCATGAGAAAATTTGTTCAGACTTTATTAACTGGATGTTTCTAAGTAAAGGGATTAAAAAGCAGATAGATGCCTTTAAGAGTAACACTACAAGTGTTTGTGCAATTTACGATCGGCAATTAGTTAATTTAGATATTCGTTGTCCTCCGATTAATATACAAAAGAAAATTGTAGCTGAGATTAATGAGAAGGCGAAAGTAGTAGAACGGCTTAACATTGAAATGATAAAGTTGCATAACGAATTAAATAGTTTACCGCACAGATTAATCCATCAAGCATTTTCAGGAAAAATCTAG
- a CDS encoding DEAD/DEAH box helicase family protein: protein MVPKATEADTRAKLIDPALHKCGWTEEHIKREVSAGAIEIIRGQARRRAQGRVDYLLRIKLNPDTQPVAVALIEAKAEHLPPNHGLEQGKLYANSKRLNVPFVFSSNGHLFVEYDRITGLTSQPKPMNQFPNPVELQARYEQGMGFKLTEPSALPLLTRYSGGEGNRRYYQDAAIRAVFEAIAQGKKRAMLSLATGAGKTFIAVQLLKRIADAGQLRKALFICDRDELRSQGTIAFQKVFGSNAMAVSNGKPEKNARVLIATYQTLDIDTEDGGANFLTNHYPENYFSHIIIDECHRSAWGKWSQVFTHNPDAIQIGLTATPRQIEVTEKNKEALQDAKITADNHKHFGEPVYEYDMSQGIEDGYLAACEIERRDVLLDGKKEREYGVTKEDLKRRKLLADAYTGEVLSPEEARKTYRAASLESKLILPERVSSMCSDFFSHLLATGGPEQKTIIFCASDDHADKVAAEMGNLYAIWCSTNGKKGVQDYAFKCTASNSGGDYLADFRGSMQRYMIATTVDLLSTGVDITPLRNVVFFRYVQSPILFYQMVGRGTRIDTPTGKLMFRLYDYTDATRLFGEEFLTKFTKKSEKPRGGGEGNDDGINGPPPPPPERTIIAQGFEVKITDAGKYILTMVDGKAMPVTVEEYKERLSQKLIQEAPTVEDFRSRWVNPNERRTLLSHLPDAGHSALLVRMLEEMDDFDLYDVLAELGYGVAPKTRIERVESFVYKHEGWLKGLPERAANTIKALANQFAKAGTDGLESQQIFRTPEVMKAGGLESLKLVGKPGDLLRQTKERMFVA from the coding sequence ATGGTTCCGAAGGCTACTGAAGCGGATACTAGAGCAAAATTGATAGACCCCGCGTTACATAAATGTGGTTGGACAGAAGAGCATATTAAAAGGGAAGTTTCAGCGGGTGCGATTGAAATTATCAGAGGACAGGCACGTCGACGTGCTCAAGGTCGTGTAGATTATCTATTACGTATCAAGTTAAACCCGGATACGCAACCAGTTGCTGTTGCATTGATTGAGGCAAAGGCAGAACATTTGCCGCCAAATCATGGCTTGGAACAAGGAAAGCTTTACGCGAATAGTAAGCGGCTGAATGTTCCTTTCGTTTTTTCAAGCAACGGACATTTATTTGTTGAGTATGATCGTATTACTGGTCTAACCTCCCAACCGAAGCCCATGAATCAGTTTCCGAATCCTGTCGAATTGCAGGCACGATATGAACAGGGAATGGGATTCAAATTAACCGAACCATCTGCATTACCACTACTTACCCGGTATTCTGGTGGGGAAGGTAACCGACGATATTACCAAGATGCTGCGATTCGTGCAGTGTTTGAGGCAATTGCTCAAGGCAAGAAACGAGCCATGCTATCCTTAGCTACTGGGGCCGGAAAGACCTTCATCGCCGTCCAACTATTAAAGCGTATTGCCGATGCTGGTCAACTTCGCAAGGCATTGTTTATTTGTGATCGTGATGAATTGAGATCTCAGGGAACAATCGCATTTCAAAAGGTATTTGGTTCAAATGCGATGGCTGTGTCTAACGGAAAACCGGAGAAAAATGCTCGTGTGCTTATAGCAACGTATCAAACACTGGATATCGATACCGAAGATGGCGGCGCAAACTTCCTTACAAATCATTATCCGGAAAATTACTTCAGCCATATTATCATTGATGAGTGTCATCGTTCGGCCTGGGGGAAATGGTCGCAAGTTTTTACGCATAACCCAGATGCGATTCAAATCGGTTTGACAGCTACGCCTAGACAGATTGAAGTTACGGAAAAGAATAAAGAAGCTTTGCAGGATGCGAAGATAACTGCAGACAACCATAAACATTTTGGTGAGCCTGTTTATGAATATGACATGAGCCAAGGTATAGAAGACGGTTATTTAGCCGCTTGTGAGATTGAACGACGTGATGTTTTGCTAGATGGAAAGAAAGAAAGAGAATACGGAGTCACCAAGGAGGACTTAAAGCGACGCAAGCTGTTGGCTGATGCTTATACAGGGGAAGTACTATCCCCGGAAGAGGCAAGAAAAACATATCGGGCGGCCAGTCTCGAGTCAAAGCTGATACTTCCTGAACGAGTATCTTCTATGTGCAGTGATTTCTTTAGTCATTTGCTTGCAACAGGTGGTCCTGAGCAAAAGACGATCATTTTCTGTGCTAGTGATGATCACGCGGACAAAGTTGCCGCAGAAATGGGTAACTTGTATGCGATTTGGTGTAGCACAAATGGGAAAAAAGGCGTCCAAGATTATGCATTTAAGTGTACAGCATCCAACTCTGGCGGAGATTATTTGGCTGACTTCAGAGGAAGTATGCAGCGTTATATGATTGCGACTACAGTTGACTTATTATCTACAGGTGTCGATATCACGCCACTACGAAATGTGGTATTCTTTCGTTATGTCCAATCACCGATTCTTTTCTATCAGATGGTCGGTCGGGGAACTCGAATTGATACACCGACAGGTAAGTTAATGTTTCGGTTATATGATTACACGGATGCAACTCGGTTGTTTGGTGAAGAGTTCCTAACCAAGTTTACGAAGAAGAGCGAAAAGCCGAGGGGCGGAGGTGAAGGAAATGATGACGGTATTAATGGGCCTCCACCTCCCCCTCCCGAGAGAACTATCATAGCACAAGGTTTTGAAGTAAAGATAACGGATGCCGGAAAGTACATCTTGACCATGGTAGATGGCAAGGCCATGCCTGTAACCGTCGAAGAGTACAAAGAAAGATTATCACAGAAGCTTATTCAGGAAGCCCCAACTGTGGAAGATTTTCGTAGTCGATGGGTTAATCCAAATGAGAGAAGGACGTTATTATCTCATCTACCTGACGCAGGCCACTCTGCCTTGCTTGTTCGGATGTTAGAGGAAATGGATGATTTTGACCTGTATGATGTGTTAGCGGAACTTGGATACGGTGTAGCTCCAAAAACACGTATAGAACGGGTCGAATCATTTGTTTACAAGCATGAAGGCTGGCTAAAGGGATTACCGGAAAGAGCGGCGAATACAATCAAAGCTTTGGCTAATCAATTTGCCAAGGCTGGAACCGACGGGTTAGAGAGCCAACAGATATTCAGAACACCAGAGGTAATGAAAGCTGGTGGGCTTGAATCGTTGAAACTCGTTGGTAAGCCTGGTGATTTACTGCGTCAGACAAAAGAGAGGATGTTCGTAGCATAA
- a CDS encoding DUF6119 family protein: protein MSKYITKIKRKVKAMPKYNIYRINKSSLGDLLKKFEDVKLIKVSSKQVDEFTMDFYLSEDPGKKIVWWGTIYKSFLTKEKINQLTNLSYYACLLIYNNDTCYAVSLGKTHFYLRDYCDLDFGIDLAERILRNDNISTKNSRLFGSKKTKTLNSYQDATEIEFESGEAIFFLRGKTIDESQWGKNISCGHSVQFSLDFAPNNLTSLIKRIESSLRSKSINTIPRSMLIKDKKKIKELDEKLVSAIINYDVQVTSSDTNLSGVDFVFSHTDIFTIIYRGLSKKVKGDLTISALNSFLSENKLSLNNEVINELKVYVESSTGSYSKPLKFYIDFVHDRCFLLDGVWHKFNQNYLVFLNDYVNKIKTDFSDLNNFSKKEFTDYKEKLQAEGTKYTYQENYFNLMQERNGYINLDREITLLERYRVEKLDLYKDETWYFVKIGKPKTLGYVIDQSLVSLKTLVELGGTINYEGQTLTPKMFCLWLILDRKTKIQLLSEINSLIFKMKLAEWNRKVKLAGLETYIKVGYLA from the coding sequence ATGTCGAAGTACATCACAAAAATTAAAAGGAAGGTTAAAGCTATGCCTAAATACAATATTTACAGAATTAACAAATCAAGCCTTGGCGACTTATTAAAAAAGTTTGAAGATGTAAAGCTAATAAAAGTATCTTCTAAACAAGTAGACGAATTTACTATGGATTTTTATCTTTCCGAAGATCCGGGGAAAAAAATCGTATGGTGGGGAACGATTTACAAATCTTTTCTTACAAAAGAAAAAATTAACCAGTTAACAAATTTAAGTTACTATGCTTGCCTACTAATTTATAACAATGACACTTGTTATGCTGTTAGCCTTGGAAAGACACATTTTTACTTAAGAGACTATTGTGATTTAGACTTTGGCATTGATTTGGCAGAAAGAATATTAAGAAATGACAATATCTCAACTAAAAATTCCAGGTTATTTGGAAGTAAAAAAACAAAAACGTTAAATTCATATCAAGACGCTACGGAAATTGAGTTTGAAAGTGGAGAAGCCATTTTCTTTTTACGGGGCAAAACTATCGACGAAAGTCAGTGGGGAAAAAACATTAGTTGCGGCCATTCCGTTCAGTTTAGTTTAGATTTCGCTCCTAATAACTTAACTTCCTTAATAAAAAGAATTGAAAGTTCACTAAGAAGTAAGTCAATAAACACGATTCCTAGGTCGATGTTAATCAAAGATAAAAAGAAAATCAAAGAATTAGATGAGAAACTTGTAAGTGCGATAATAAATTACGATGTTCAGGTTACATCATCTGATACTAACCTTTCAGGCGTTGATTTTGTTTTTTCTCATACGGATATTTTTACTATCATATACAGGGGTTTATCCAAAAAGGTCAAAGGCGATTTAACAATAAGTGCATTAAACTCCTTTTTGTCTGAGAACAAATTAAGTCTAAATAATGAAGTAATTAACGAATTAAAAGTTTACGTAGAAAGTAGTACCGGTTCTTACAGTAAACCACTTAAGTTTTACATAGATTTTGTGCATGACCGTTGCTTTTTATTAGATGGGGTATGGCATAAGTTTAACCAAAACTACTTAGTCTTTTTAAACGATTACGTAAATAAAATCAAAACAGATTTTAGTGATTTAAACAATTTTTCAAAAAAAGAGTTTACAGATTATAAAGAAAAGTTACAGGCTGAAGGAACAAAATATACTTACCAAGAAAATTATTTTAACCTTATGCAAGAAAGAAACGGTTATATAAATTTAGATAGGGAAATAACGTTATTAGAAAGGTATCGTGTCGAAAAGTTAGATTTGTATAAGGATGAAACCTGGTACTTTGTTAAGATAGGAAAACCTAAAACACTTGGTTACGTAATAGATCAGTCACTTGTATCATTAAAAACTTTAGTAGAATTAGGCGGCACAATTAACTATGAGGGACAAACACTTACCCCAAAAATGTTTTGCTTGTGGTTAATACTTGATAGGAAAACAAAGATCCAATTGCTGTCGGAAATAAATTCGTTAATATTCAAAATGAAGCTTGCAGAATGGAATAGAAAAGTTAAGTTGGCTGGATTAGAAACATATATAAAAGTAGGCTATCTAGCTTAG
- a CDS encoding tetratricopeptide repeat protein, protein MSEPNYPDTKQEDLQEQSNLQKTYGVSIGHSVDEKQSWVRKLPGFRSNKTWKKAIAVFGYIFIGLAIIGSFSSDKESPKGTNYSVNSPPPQKVDNSKESAESFQKGNDAFQAKDYDTASLYLNKVIATDPNYLNAKGMLNTIQSSKLLSSAKTKLNNNDYSGAKNDLKNSLNYNSANNEASDLLSQVEAKEKQYLEEKRKQEKADFINSCQTYEYRVLNKNPDALKGNRIKTRGKIMQIQESGNSTFILLETTNNGYDIWTDNVAVLYEGKIDVYENDKITLWGEITGSFSYESVARYNITVPAVRAKYIEKGLR, encoded by the coding sequence ATGTCAGAACCAAATTATCCTGACACCAAACAAGAAGATCTGCAAGAGCAGAGTAATCTCCAAAAAACTTACGGGGTTTCTATTGGTCATTCTGTTGACGAAAAACAGTCGTGGGTAAGGAAGCTGCCTGGTTTTAGAAGTAATAAAACATGGAAAAAAGCAATTGCAGTTTTTGGTTACATATTTATCGGTTTAGCAATTATAGGATCATTTTCATCAGATAAGGAGTCACCTAAAGGCACCAACTATAGCGTTAACTCCCCGCCCCCACAAAAGGTTGATAATTCTAAAGAATCAGCAGAAAGTTTCCAAAAAGGTAATGATGCGTTTCAGGCTAAAGATTATGACACAGCATCATTATATCTAAACAAAGTTATTGCTACTGATCCTAATTATCTTAATGCAAAAGGTATGTTAAATACAATTCAATCATCAAAACTTTTAAGCTCGGCTAAGACTAAATTAAACAATAACGATTATTCAGGAGCTAAAAACGACCTAAAAAATTCACTAAATTATAATTCTGCTAACAATGAAGCATCTGATCTATTATCACAAGTCGAAGCAAAAGAAAAACAATACCTTGAAGAAAAAAGAAAGCAAGAGAAAGCTGATTTCATAAACAGTTGCCAGACTTACGAATATCGTGTACTAAATAAAAACCCTGATGCACTTAAGGGAAATAGAATTAAAACCCGTGGTAAGATAATGCAAATTCAGGAAAGTGGGAATAGCACATTCATATTATTGGAAACAACAAATAACGGTTATGATATATGGACTGATAACGTTGCAGTATTGTACGAAGGCAAAATAGATGTATATGAAAATGACAAAATAACTCTCTGGGGAGAAATTACAGGGTCTTTTAGTTATGAATCGGTGGCACGCTATAATATAACAGTTCCTGCCGTAAGAGCCAAATATATAGAAAAAGGTTTAAGGTAG
- a CDS encoding PBP1A family penicillin-binding protein, giving the protein MADSKQPSIWRRLLMAFAIALLTVSLGLGAAAGYLAYRFFTEVPPFSVDDFAAPQTSFLLDVNGLLIAELHGPQHRIPVPLEQIPLRLRQAVLATEDVRFYDHPGVDLQGILRAVKANYNAGSIQEGGSTITQQLIKNVYLSPEKTLERKLKEVHLAYHLERQVGKDRVLELYLNRIYFGEGAYGVEAAARTYFGKTLKELTLSESALLAGLPKNPGAYSPTVSLEASQERRNTVINQMARHGLITPEQAQRARLEPIRLIPQPTTRDVHYPYPFFVDEVLREAVQVHGISEDRLFGGGLRIQTTLDPRVQQLAEDLFTNADFFPAGNDDRLIEGALASVDPLSGHVKALMGGRTYAARRGFNRATMMQRSPGSAIKPLGVYAPALEQGWTPDSLLPDEDMGFNGYRPANYDGAFRGRVTMRQAVAQSINVPAVWLLNQIGTRRSIETLRALGLPVSENDAHLSLALGGMERGVSPLDMARAYSALANNGVFVPSRTIIQIYDAQGNPLVKPAAQRVVFQPSTARAMTNLLQDAIRYGTGQEARLSRPVAGKTGTAELPPVHAFEGVKGNRDAWFVGYSPELVTAVWMGYDITDREHYMNRIYGGSYPARLFRAFMEGALEGAPPRESELFSPEPTALRNRTPEPTPDLAPESAPQPTPEPALEPTPQPSPELAPEQGQSAPGPNLDRNPVVESALPSPGSETKEPMPAQDDGTTGLKPAATDPN; this is encoded by the coding sequence GTGGCCGATTCAAAGCAACCCTCTATCTGGCGGCGTCTTCTCATGGCCTTCGCCATTGCCCTCCTGACGGTTTCGCTCGGCCTGGGTGCTGCAGCCGGGTATCTGGCTTACCGCTTTTTTACAGAAGTGCCCCCCTTTTCGGTAGATGATTTTGCGGCGCCACAAACATCCTTCCTGCTGGACGTAAACGGCCTCCTGATTGCCGAATTGCATGGCCCTCAGCACCGGATTCCGGTCCCGCTCGAACAGATTCCCCTGCGTCTGCGGCAGGCAGTCCTGGCCACAGAGGATGTGCGTTTTTATGACCATCCCGGCGTTGATCTCCAAGGAATTCTACGGGCGGTAAAAGCGAATTATAACGCCGGTTCCATCCAGGAAGGCGGTTCGACGATCACCCAGCAGTTGATCAAGAACGTCTACCTGAGCCCGGAAAAGACGCTGGAGCGGAAACTGAAAGAGGTTCATCTCGCCTATCACCTCGAACGGCAGGTCGGCAAAGACCGAGTCCTGGAACTGTATTTGAACCGGATTTATTTCGGCGAGGGCGCTTACGGCGTAGAGGCAGCAGCGAGGACCTATTTCGGCAAGACGTTAAAAGAACTGACCTTGTCTGAGTCCGCTCTGCTCGCCGGTCTCCCGAAAAACCCAGGCGCCTACTCCCCTACTGTTTCGCTGGAAGCGTCCCAGGAGCGACGGAACACCGTCATCAATCAGATGGCCCGCCACGGTTTGATCACACCGGAGCAGGCCCAGCGGGCCCGGCTCGAACCTATCCGTCTCATTCCGCAACCGACCACACGGGATGTGCATTATCCCTATCCCTTTTTTGTGGACGAGGTGCTCCGGGAAGCTGTCCAGGTTCACGGCATCTCGGAAGACCGGCTGTTTGGCGGAGGCCTTCGTATCCAGACGACCCTTGACCCCCGGGTGCAACAACTGGCGGAGGACCTCTTCACCAACGCTGATTTTTTCCCGGCTGGCAACGATGACCGGCTCATTGAAGGTGCCTTGGCGAGTGTCGACCCCCTTTCCGGACATGTGAAGGCGCTCATGGGCGGACGGACCTACGCGGCCAGGCGGGGTTTTAACCGGGCCACGATGATGCAACGTTCGCCGGGATCGGCCATCAAGCCGCTAGGTGTCTACGCGCCGGCGCTGGAGCAGGGGTGGACGCCCGATTCCCTGTTGCCAGACGAGGACATGGGTTTCAATGGGTACCGACCGGCGAACTATGATGGCGCTTTCCGTGGCCGGGTGACGATGCGCCAGGCGGTCGCTCAATCGATCAACGTGCCCGCCGTCTGGCTGCTCAACCAAATCGGGACGCGCCGTTCCATCGAGACGTTGCGCGCCCTCGGTCTCCCCGTCTCGGAGAACGATGCCCACCTGTCCCTCGCTCTTGGCGGGATGGAACGGGGCGTCTCCCCCTTGGATATGGCCCGCGCCTACAGCGCCCTGGCCAACAACGGCGTCTTTGTTCCGAGCCGGACGATCATACAGATCTATGATGCGCAGGGCAATCCTCTCGTCAAACCGGCGGCTCAGAGGGTGGTCTTTCAACCGTCTACTGCGAGAGCGATGACAAATCTGCTCCAGGATGCAATCCGTTACGGCACGGGTCAGGAAGCGCGTTTAAGCCGCCCTGTGGCCGGCAAGACGGGCACGGCGGAACTCCCGCCTGTTCATGCCTTTGAGGGCGTCAAGGGCAACCGGGACGCCTGGTTTGTTGGCTATTCGCCGGAGCTGGTGACGGCTGTCTGGATGGGCTATGACATAACCGACCGCGAGCATTACATGAACCGGATTTATGGCGGAAGCTACCCTGCTCGCTTGTTTCGAGCTTTTATGGAAGGAGCGCTGGAGGGCGCGCCGCCAAGAGAATCGGAACTCTTTTCTCCAGAGCCGACCGCGTTGAGAAACCGGACGCCAGAACCTACGCCAGACCTAGCGCCAGAGTCTGCGCCGCAGCCAACACCAGAGCCGGCACTGGAGCCAACGCCACAGCCATCTCCTGAACTGGCGCCAGAGCAAGGGCAGTCGGCGCCTGGACCTAACCTGGATCGGAATCCTGTAGTCGAATCGGCGCTTCCCTCCCCGGGATCGGAGACAAAAGAACCAATGCCGGCGCAAGACGATGGGACAACGGGTTTGAAGCCGGCGGCGACGGACCCGAATTAA
- a CDS encoding ANTAR domain-containing response regulator: MNGLRIFLAMPAGPLRDKVKDSLSRHGYVIIGEAVDGMTALRSLHKLLPDLVIIEMQLPALDGLELAKLCQEEQLGAVVLLTPYNQLGTVQRALETWLFEPLIRPIREEALLAAVVTAHTHYMREARLTREVHELKEALEKRKLINQAKRRLMEKLHVNEDEAHRILQRYAMNHRISSKEAASRILKGYSHDEGA, from the coding sequence TTGAACGGGTTACGCATTTTTTTGGCGATGCCGGCCGGTCCTCTTCGCGATAAGGTAAAGGATTCCCTTAGCCGGCATGGATACGTCATCATCGGCGAGGCCGTCGATGGGATGACGGCTTTGCGGTCGCTGCACAAGTTGTTGCCTGATCTTGTCATTATTGAAATGCAACTGCCCGCACTGGACGGATTGGAACTGGCCAAGTTGTGCCAGGAGGAGCAGTTGGGCGCCGTCGTCTTGCTCACCCCCTACAACCAGTTAGGAACTGTGCAAAGAGCGCTCGAGACCTGGCTATTTGAGCCGCTGATCCGCCCCATCCGCGAAGAAGCGCTGCTGGCGGCCGTTGTCACCGCCCATACCCATTATATGCGGGAAGCGCGCCTCACGAGAGAAGTCCATGAACTCAAGGAAGCCTTGGAAAAACGGAAACTGATCAACCAAGCCAAACGGCGGCTCATGGAAAAGTTGCACGTCAACGAGGATGAGGCCCATCGCATCCTTCAGCGCTATGCGATGAACCACCGCATTTCGAGCAAGGAGGCCGCCTCACGGATTCTCAAAGGTTACTCCCATGATGAAGGGGCGTAA